Part of the Sulfobacillus acidophilus DSM 10332 genome, CACAAACGAGCCCTGCCGCCCCGGTGGGGATTATTTTACGTTTACGCGTTGACAACAAACAAACTTTAAATTGGCCATTGACCGTTAAGGTACTATGGCGGTACGATTAGGATAACCTAAACGATTAGGAGTTAACAATCAATTGGATGACATCCAGCGTCAATTGCGGGTTCTCGCCCATCCCTTACGCCTGCAAGTACTGAATGCATTAGAGAATCACCGACGGGCGACGGGCAAACAACTTGCCGATATGTTACAGGTACCTCCGGCCCGTCTGCACCACCATCTCAAAATGCTTGAACGGGCGAACTTAATTTATATCGATGAAGAAGTCCCGCGCGGTGGAGTTGTCGAAAAGTATTATCGTTTGCGCAACACGCCGATTCGGCCGCCGCGACAACTCTTTGAACATCCCGACCCTGGAATTCGTGCGGCGGCCTGGCAAACGGCGGTTTTGGAGCTGCCGACACTGTTTCACAGCGCGTTACAGCGCCTCGCTCATCTGTCTGAAGGAGTCGACAATCCCGTGAGCGGAGAGATCGCGGCGTGGGACACATGGGACTTGACACGGGAGCAGGCCGAACGCATTGCATTACTCCTCGAAGCAGCATGGTATGAAATCTCACAAGTAGTCACGGTACCGACAGACCCTGGAATGCATCGATTCCGCTTCTCTGTGTTTGTCGGCACATTTTTGCGGGAATCCGATAGTGGAACCGATAGAATAGAAAACTCATAGGAAGGGAGAGAAATAGGATTCATGGTGGTAGAGTCCATACTTCGAGAAGAATGGGGATTTCGCACGTTTTTTGAGGCGGGCACCCAAGGCGGATTTCTCTATGACCCGCCGATCATGGACAGTGCTGCAGGGCCCGTTTATGAATACGCTGGTCGGTCCATAAC contains:
- a CDS encoding regulatory protein ArsR (PFAM: Bacterial regulatory protein, arsR family~InterPro IPR001845~KEGG: nda:Ndas_5019 transcriptional regulator, ArsR family~PFAM: HTH transcriptional regulator, ArsR~SMART: HTH transcriptional regulator, ArsR~SPTR: Regulatory protein ArsR) produces the protein MDDIQRQLRVLAHPLRLQVLNALENHRRATGKQLADMLQVPPARLHHHLKMLERANLIYIDEEVPRGGVVEKYYRLRNTPIRPPRQLFEHPDPGIRAAAWQTAVLELPTLFHSALQRLAHLSEGVDNPVSGEIAAWDTWDLTREQAERIALLLEAAWYEISQVVTVPTDPGMHRFRFSVFVGTFLRESDSGTDRIENS